The DNA window CGAAGTCCTATCACATCTATGTCAGTTTCTTTTACGGGTTAGGGATCGCGGGCGTCTATTTTCTGGCCCGGGTTGGTCTCCGGCATCGGGGGGCGGCTCTCGCGGCAGCTCTCGCGACACTTGTCGTTTCGCCCAGCTATCTGGTCTTGCCCAAGGTGGCGCGGGACATGTTCTGGAACGGACCTGCCCGGCTGAATGTGCTGATCCGCTATGGCGAGGGCCCGCATATGACGGCCCTGGCCTGGATTCCTTTTGTCCTTGCTTTTACATGGCTGGCCTGGCGCAGACGGAGCTGGTCCTGGTCGGTGGCGGCCGGTTTTGCCGCGACCTTTGTGGTGGCCAATAACTTCTATGGGGCCACTGCTTTGGCGATGCTGTTCCCGGTATTGGTGTGGGCGCTTTGGGTAACGGAGCGCGATTGGCGGCTGCTCCGCTATCCCGCCCTTGTGCCTCTGCTTGCCTATGGACTCTCGGCTTTCTGGCTCACTCCGAGTTATCTGAAGATCACGCTCCACAACATGCAGTATGTTTCGTCTGCCGGCAGCGAGTGGTCGGCTGGTCTTGCCGCGGTCATGCTGGCCGCTTATCTGGGTGTGAGCTATGTGAAGTATCGCGATCAGCCCGAACGCACCTGGCACATCTTCCTGTTTGGAAGCCTGTTGTTCTTTACTGTCAATGTCATTGGCAACTACTACTTCAATTTCCGGGTGATCGGAGAACCAATGCGGCTGGTGCCGGAACTGGACCTGCTCTGGATCTACGCGATTCTCCTTGGCTTGCTGTGGTTGTGGCGGCATGGCCGCCGGGGCCAGATTGCGGTCGGAGCGGTGCTACTGGTGACTCTTACCGTACATAGTGAGTTCCTGCGGCACCCGCGTGCGGTGGCTCCTCCGGGCGTGGACCCGAAGGCAACCGTCTACTGGCGGATCCCCGAATGGGTGGCTGCGCATTATCCGAATTCGCGCACCTACGTGACGGGCGCAGTCCGCTTTTGGTACAACACCTGGCACGATCTGTATCAGTTGGGGGGAAGCTCCGAGCAGGGCTTGCAGAATCCGAATATTGTGCCGCTCCAGTGGGAAATCATCCTCGGACGCGATCCGCGTCTCGCGACCGCCTGGCTGCAGTTGATGGGCGTCGATCTCGTCGCGGTGCATGGGCCTGATTCCGAAGAAGCGTATAAAGACTTTACCCATCCGAAGAAGTTCGATGGGCATTTGAAAGAAGTCTATTCGGTCAAGGACGATCACATCTATGAGGTGCCACGGCGGGACCGGTCGCTGGCCAGGATTCTCGATCGTGCCTCGCTCGACGCTTTGCCGAAGATTCGCGATCAGGTCGACCTCGAAGGTCTGGAGAAGTACGTGGCTGTCTATGAGCAAGGGCCAGGGGCCACTGCGGCAACTGCCTGGAAGGGGACTGACGAACTCAATTTTGAAGGGCGTACGGAGGCGGGGCAAAGTGTCATTCTGCAAACCACCTACGACCCCTCCTGGCGCGCCGAATCGAATCTCGGGCTCTTGCCGGTGACGGAGGATCGTCTGGGTTTTGTTCGCATTGATACTCCGCCCGGGGTGACGCAGATCCGGCTGGTCTTTGAGAAGCCGCTCGAGAAACGCATCGGAGAATGGCTATTCTTCGTGACCCTTCTCGGATCGCTCGGTCTGCTCTGGAGAGACCGCAGGCGCACCCGATTGGTAGCATAGCCCTATGCATTCGATCGAGGAGCTGGCCGGCCAGCACTTCGACGCCATTATCGTAGGCGGTGGGATTAACGGAGCCGGCCTGGCGCGAGACTTGGCGTTGCGTGCGCACATGGCGCAGCACCCCATGCGGGTACTGCTGCTGGAGAAGCGTTTCTGGGGGGCGGGCACAAGCGGCCGGAACTCCCATCTCATCCATGGTGGCTTGCGCTACCTGAAGTATTTCGATTTCGCGCTGGTGCGTGAGGCGTTGCGGGAACGGGCTACCCTCTTGCAGTTAGCCCCCCATACCGTGAGGCCGCTGCGCTTTCGCTTGTCGACGAACGGCGTTTTCGACAACCTGTTCTATGGGGTCGGGATCATTCTTTACGACCTGCTGGCGGGGTCGCACCGGATTGGCAAGAGCACTTACTTTGGCCCCAATCAGGCGTACTGGGACGCGGCGAGCGATTCAGCTGCCTTGGTGATCGACAACGTCCGCGATGCCCGCTTCTATGGCGCCACCTGTATCACTGGCCGGGCCGTGAAGCGGCTTTGGGGGGATGGGATCGAACTCGACAATGGAGTTCGAGTGAACGGCGCGGCGGTGATTGACGCGCGCGGGCCTTGGAACCGGGGCGAAACGACGCGGCTGGTGCGTGGGTCGCATCTCATTCTGCCGCGGCTGTTCCCGGGCGAGGACGCGGTGGCTCACTTTCACCACGATGGCCGCATCATCTTCTTCATCCCCTGGGGTGATCTGAATCCCGTTACTTTGATCGGGACGACCGATGTGGACCATAGTGGTTCGGCGGATCAGGTCCAGATTTCACGGGGTGAGATCGACTATCTGCGAGGCATCGCAAAACAACTGTTTCCTGCCTCGGCGGACATGGAGAC is part of the Bryobacter aggregatus MPL3 genome and encodes:
- a CDS encoding glycerol-3-phosphate dehydrogenase/oxidase, producing the protein MHSIEELAGQHFDAIIVGGGINGAGLARDLALRAHMAQHPMRVLLLEKRFWGAGTSGRNSHLIHGGLRYLKYFDFALVREALRERATLLQLAPHTVRPLRFRLSTNGVFDNLFYGVGIILYDLLAGSHRIGKSTYFGPNQAYWDAASDSAALVIDNVRDARFYGATCITGRAVKRLWGDGIELDNGVRVNGAAVIDARGPWNRGETTRLVRGSHLILPRLFPGEDAVAHFHHDGRIIFFIPWGDLNPVTLIGTTDVDHSGSADQVQISRGEIDYLRGIAKQLFPASADMETLGCFSSLRPLLAAPGKSASATSREHHIAFREDQVLEIIGGKYTTYRSMAEEAADLVCGRIAPNLVPSHPTRSTPFAVPTERPGGIPERIAWAKQEEGCETLEDFLTCSTNWAWQKRWTAEELESIAREFSGGVDAFLERYAPCD